The following are encoded together in the Vespa velutina chromosome 3, iVesVel2.1, whole genome shotgun sequence genome:
- the LOC124948141 gene encoding CKLF-like MARVEL transmembrane domain-containing protein 4 produces the protein MDQGFPGQHTTTTTVTTSTTTIQPNVRFDPSYVRTLPGILKIIQVILNLLGFICITVSIYSSHSRGGWFNTVAMGGFWFTGVLLVLYLFHIVEKFSRIPWLKIEFIFCSIWTAFYLLAASLAADYGRISESFAVAAFFGFCAMVAYGYDAWLKFTAAKSGALAQGQHMPKQVSTVTSPAY, from the exons aTGGATCAAGGATTTCCGGGTCAACATACGACAACAACCACCGTCACTACTTCGACGACCACCATTCAACCTAATGTACGATTTGATCCATCTTATGTGAGAACATTACCGGGTATTCTCAAAATTATTCAAGTG atattaaatcTCTTGGGATTCATATGCATCACTGTGTCGATTTATAGCAGCCACAGTAGAGGAGGATGGTTCAATACCGTGGCTATGGGTGGCTTTTGGTTTACCGgtgttcttcttgttctttatttattccataTTGTTGAGAAGTTTTCCAGAATTCCATGGTTAAAAATA GAATTCATATTCTGTTCGATTTGGACGGCGTTCTATCTTCTGGCTGCTTCCTTAGCAGCTGATTACGGCCGGATTTCTGAATCTTTCGCCGTTGCAGCG TTCTTCGGTTTTTGTGCCATGGTAGCGTATGGTTATGACGCTTGGTTGAAGTTCACTGCAGCGAAAAGTGGAGCTTTGGCTCAGGGTCAACATATGCCAAAACAAGTTTCAACCGTTACCAGTCCcgcatattaa
- the LOC124948140 gene encoding LOW QUALITY PROTEIN: uncharacterized protein LOC124948140 (The sequence of the model RefSeq protein was modified relative to this genomic sequence to represent the inferred CDS: deleted 1 base in 1 codon), translating to MESWPTLAYRRNLKGDISIRTRRRGVVRGSVKHKRTGTTPSVPTIAKQDTTMRVAVILLACVVGLASTQIIDGGTGGNPQRGQFPPTAIRSARYQRLPIARPSAPSQSVLANQRIRRPITFRSRGGTDDGQTTGSFTAARFSRPGLSTVASIQNYPQQVKPVKEDSEEEERSHEISRDQERQDDHSLEPDEDEEEISDENISRPAGNTGPSDSQRPSGPSAISQSSGPGRLYQSASPVPTGRGASPQAPVFQYRTTPKPTKPRKQPIVEESPFKDQIRRPPKPSKPTQIYDSRGKKPVAQIIRRYRNDNADGSITWGFENDDGSYKEEIIGTDCITRGKYGYVDPDGVRREYTYETGIKCDEEQKEEEEENGFVDYQENKLVLPDGKTIDLSNMGKKQARRPRPTYGN from the exons ATGGAAAGTTGGCCTACGTTAGCC TACCGTAGGAATTTAAAGGGGGATATAAGTATAAGAACGCGGAGACGGGGAGTCGTTCGCGGTAGTGTCAAGCATAAACGCACCGGCACCACACCCAGTGTGCCCACCATTGCGAAACAAGACACGACCATGCGCGTCGCGGTGATC TTGTTGGCGTGCGTCGTTGGACTCGCTTCAACACAGATTATAGATGGAGGAACTGGTGGTAACCCACAAAGAGGACAATTTCCACCAACAGCTATACGATCTGCACGATATCAGAGGTTACCGATAGCACGACCGAGTGCACCTTCGCAATCAGTTTTAGCAAATCAACGAATACGTCGTCCAATTACGTTCAG ATCTAGAGGAGGAACGGATGATGGTCAAACAACAGGTTCCTTCACAGCTGCAAGATTCAGTAGACCAGGCCTATCAACGGTCGCATCAATACAGAATTATCCTCAGCAGGTAAAACCTGTGAAAGAGGATAGCGAAGAGGAAGAGCGTTCACACGAGATATCCCGTGATCAAGAACGTCAAGATGATCATAGCTTGGAACCAGacgaggatgaagaagaaattagcgatgaaaatatttcaagaccAGCCGGTAATACAGGTCCGAGCGACTCACAGAGACCAAGTGGTCCATCGGCAATATCACAATCGTCTGGCCCAGGACGTCTTTATCAATCGGCATCTCCAGTGCCAACTGGTAGAGGTGCATCACCGCAAGCTCCTGTTTTCCAATATCGAACAACACCAAAACCAACGAAACCAAGAAAACAACCAATCGTTGAGGAGTCACCGTTTAAGGATCAAATAAGAAGACCACCTAAACCATCTAAACCTACACAGATTTATGATTCCCGTGGAAAGAAGCCAGTAGCACAG ATAATAAGACGATATCGTAACGATAATGCCGACGGTTCAATCACTTGGGGCTTCGAGAACGACGATGGTTCTTACAAGGAAGAGATCATTGGCACCGATTGCATAACTCGTGGTAAATATGGATACGTCGACCCGGATGGCGTTAGACGGGAATATACCTACGAGACTGGAATTAAGTGTGACGAGGaacaaaaggaggaagaagaggagaacgGCTTTGTTGATTATCAAGAAAACAAATTAGTGCTACCTGATGGCAAAACCATTGATCTTTCTAATATGGGTAAGAAGCAGGCACGTCGTCCTCGACCTACGTATGGGAACTGA
- the LOC124947992 gene encoding glycosylated lysosomal membrane protein B-like encodes MPRVPLISLLLFFSIISMDFAGSAKRTLHFEERCKNKNWTTMYLRADGSNDTLHYLWDFGGKPSILMALTSLSTTLNIVCEDFLQRKDNSVIFSEKPTYTIGFILNNIIEFNDVNDTAVINLDNVANINFLKPEFFRWSRKSFSMFGDSFGLDMEGNSYNDKPMNITRYGSIKFSLRGYYFMDHTDTIPHMLHTENATLVDLILDNIQTNESFSNSRFAIELMIVGGGDPHKSIIIDSKKNLDDEHTPGIFEMIEVRIPSFDRPDEVENNSAYLQWRPVSYVSANRDIADSTEIVQYRSSNVNDRITAIENSMLYCYYGNEAKELLIQTLLISIGSKGDGFYKNTHYTTWTFIIGYGIPPDEQFSYLVIMIISIGLGLPLIIMFLTGLYMCIRNMSKRNTDTYLNR; translated from the exons ATGCCTCGtgtaccgttaatatcgttacttttatttttttctattatttctatggATTTCGCTGGATCTGCAAAAAGAACA TTACACTTCGAGGAACGatgcaaaaacaaaaattggaCTACGATGTATCTGAGAGCAGACGGTTCGAACGATACGTTACATTATCTTTGGGATTTTGGCGGTAAACCATCGATACTAATGGCGCTGACGTCGCTTTCAACGACATTGAATATTGTCTGCGAAGATTTTCTTCAGAGAAAAGATAACTCCGTCATATTTTCGGAAAAACCAACTTACACGATtggatttatattaaataat aTTATCGAATTCAATGATGTAAATGATACGGCAGTGATTAACTTAGACAACGTTGCTAATATAAACTTCTTAAAGCCAGAATTCTTTCGTTGGTCGCGCAAATCTTTTTCGATGTTCGGTGATTCCTTTGGTTTGGATATGGAGGGTAACTCTTATAACGATAAACCTATGAATATCACCAGATACGGGAGTATAAAATTTTCG ttAAGAGGATATTACTTCATGGATCATACTGATACAATACCGCATATGTTGCATACCGAAAATGCGACGTTGGTAGATTTAATTTTGGACAATATACAAACGAACGAGTCTTTCTCTAATAGCAGATTCGCTATCGAATTGATGATCGTTGGGGGTGGTGATCCTCATAAATCGATAATCATCGATTCTAAAAAGAATCTGGATGACGAACATACACCAGGTATATTCGAG ATGATCGAAGTAAGAATACCGTCCTTCGATAGGCCCGATGAGGTAGAAAACAATAGTGCATATTTGCAATGGAGACCAGTGTCTTATGTATCGGCAAATCGAGATATCGCTGATTCAACGGAAATAGTACAGTATCGATCATCGAATGTAAATGATCGTATAACTGCCATCGAGAACTCTATGCTCTATTGTTATTACGGAAATGAAGCTAAAGAACTGCTAATTCAAACGCTTCTAATTTCGATTGGATCAAAAGGAGatggattttataaaaatactcaTTACACAACGTG GACTTTCATTATTGGATATGGCATACCACCAGACGAGCAGTTTTCTTATTTAGTGATCATGATCATCTCGATCGGACTTGGTCTTCCTCTTATCATTATGTTCCTAACTggattatatatgtgtattcgTAACATGTCCAAACGAAACACTGACACTTATTTAAATCGATGA